The Spirochaetia bacterium 38H-sp genome has a segment encoding these proteins:
- a CDS encoding ribosomal-processing cysteine protease Prp: MIFVRLYLQDGLIKRIESAGHASASEGVSIPCAGVSLVLRTAGRLINKVPAAKLDVRANKEGEFFLDVLSPERLSRDWYSGVSSYILQALEDLVRDFPDQIKLSVEEL, from the coding sequence ATGATTTTTGTGAGACTCTATCTTCAAGATGGATTGATAAAACGGATAGAGTCCGCGGGTCATGCCTCTGCATCAGAGGGTGTGAGCATACCTTGTGCAGGAGTAAGCCTTGTATTGAGAACCGCAGGACGCTTGATTAATAAAGTTCCTGCGGCTAAGCTGGATGTAAGAGCAAATAAAGAGGGGGAGTTTTTTCTGGATGTTTTATCACCAGAGAGGCTTTCTCGTGATTGGTACTCAGGTGTTTCTTCTTATATCCTGCAGGCTCTGGAAGATCTTGTGAGAGATTTCCCAGACCAGATAAAACTAAGTGTTGAGGAGTTGTGA